A window of Lacibacter sediminis contains these coding sequences:
- a CDS encoding porin family protein — protein MKKSLVILLVAITASATSFAQFRIGPKLGANIGKIEGKGFDEQYKLGYHLGAFAEIPLGKKFALQPEVLWNQINSDTVSGFKAIYTELGNQDLKNPQLNYLSIPLLLTYKPAKVLSLQAGPQFGILLNKDKTIIQNGGEAFKNGDFSLLLGAQLNILRIRVYGRYAIGLNNINDIDDQEKWKTTGFQVGIGLAL, from the coding sequence ATGAAAAAGTCTCTTGTTATCCTTCTTGTCGCAATTACCGCATCAGCAACTTCGTTTGCACAGTTCCGTATTGGCCCAAAGCTTGGTGCTAATATTGGTAAGATCGAGGGTAAAGGATTTGATGAACAATACAAACTCGGTTATCATCTTGGTGCATTTGCTGAAATTCCATTGGGAAAGAAATTTGCGTTGCAACCGGAGGTGTTATGGAACCAGATCAATTCTGATACAGTTTCTGGTTTCAAAGCTATTTATACTGAGTTAGGTAATCAGGATTTAAAAAATCCTCAATTGAATTATCTAAGTATTCCATTGTTGCTCACCTACAAGCCAGCGAAAGTATTGTCACTGCAGGCAGGCCCGCAGTTTGGCATTTTGTTGAATAAGGATAAAACAATAATTCAGAATGGTGGCGAAGCTTTCAAGAATGGAGATTTCTCCTTATTGCTTGGTGCACAGTTGAACATTCTGCGTATAAGAGTATATGGCCGTTATGCCATCGGGTTAAATAACATCAATGATATTGATGATCAGGAAAAATGGAAAACAACCGGTTTCCAGGTAGGTATTGGTCTGGCTCTTTAA
- a CDS encoding DUF2905 domain-containing protein — protein sequence MNSTETGKWIILAGLLIVVIGIIIYFFHDKLGWIGRLPGDIRIERENFRFYFPFTTMLLLSTVVSLLIRFIKRFLL from the coding sequence ATGAACAGTACTGAAACTGGAAAATGGATCATTCTTGCAGGTTTACTTATAGTAGTGATCGGCATTATCATTTATTTCTTTCATGATAAGTTGGGGTGGATAGGCCGCCTGCCGGGTGATATCCGTATTGAGCGGGAGAACTTCCGCTTCTATTTTCCTTTTACAACCATGTTATTGCTGAGTACAGTGGTGAGTTTATTGATCCGCTTCATCAAACGATTTCTCCTATGA
- a CDS encoding M16 family metallopeptidase yields the protein MQRKGSHLFFLSFLLFVFSATTAQQLTDKIPFDAKVKTGKLENGLTYFIRPNQKPEKRVELRLVVNAGAINEDEDQLGLAHMTEHMAFNGTKNFKKNDIVSYLQEIGVGFGNDLNAYTSFDETVYILPIPIDKPGNLEKGFQIIEDWAHNVSNLNDDIDGERAVILEESRLGKGAEERMFRKILPALFAGSLYADRLPIGKDSIIKNFKYDAIRRFYKDWYRPDLMAVVVVGDITVEKAEELIRKHFAGIKNPATPRERKYAEVKPYASNEVMILADKEASSSEVAINYPVFKYEAMNTVADYRNSIIRSLFLRMFNQRLQELTQKENPPFNFGGGGFGSYARGYDAFSVYAGVGTGDVKKATQALLEEVERVKRFGFTATELERSKKTTLSNYERTYNNRDKTESANYVDEYVNYFLKKDPTPGIEYEFEKVKELLPGITIEEVNALVNKYIKGVDNRFTYITQPEPKAGEKLPTEEEILAFFPAVEKADVKPYEDKAVASSLVENKPKAGKVAATKKDAKLGTTELTLSNGIKVTLKSTDFKADQILMSSVRPGGKNNYSAADKYNAEYAVAVVQAMGVGAFSPVDLRKVMAGKTVQVNPYINSSSEGVRGSSTVKDIETLFQLTWLTFTSPRMDTSLFKSYVQRNKSQYAMMGANPQFAFIDTFYSVLYNNDPLAPIALPKSENFSKIDLKRAAEIYKERFSDAGSMEFVFVGSFKEEEIIPLIEQYIGSLPTTSKKFAAVDNKVRPVKGKKEIMVKKGKDERSLILQLHSGEVPYSQDLELKAEAATEVLNIRIIEELREKIGGIYGGGIFGSLESEPYDNYTFAVQLPCGPEKADTLLKAINKEIKEIATKGPSQKNLDKVKQQWREQHKIDLKENEDWLSAITESKFPGNNIDYFVNYEKYVDKLTAKDVQMAAAKLLNGPNVFTAIQMPENYVAGEEKKTGERDNNVIQTIEIDKPEIKIELFDNGEIDGDSITVYFNSYPVLSKKQLTDKVTVLNVKALKGRKNNLVMFAENLGKTPPNTALMRITAGGKVYNVTVESDKKKNGTIVFKWKE from the coding sequence ATGCAACGCAAAGGATCACACCTGTTCTTTCTTTCCTTCCTGTTATTTGTTTTTTCTGCAACTACTGCACAGCAGCTAACGGACAAAATTCCGTTTGATGCAAAAGTGAAAACCGGTAAACTCGAAAACGGGCTTACATATTTTATTCGTCCCAATCAGAAACCTGAAAAAAGGGTGGAGCTGCGTTTAGTGGTGAATGCAGGTGCAATTAATGAAGATGAAGATCAGTTGGGGCTTGCTCACATGACCGAGCACATGGCCTTCAACGGCACAAAGAATTTCAAGAAGAATGATATCGTTTCTTATTTACAGGAAATTGGTGTTGGCTTTGGGAACGATCTCAATGCCTATACCAGTTTTGATGAAACAGTGTACATTCTCCCTATACCAATTGATAAACCCGGCAATCTTGAAAAAGGTTTTCAGATCATTGAAGACTGGGCACACAATGTATCGAACCTGAATGACGATATTGATGGCGAACGTGCAGTTATTCTTGAAGAAAGCCGTTTAGGTAAAGGTGCCGAAGAACGTATGTTCCGAAAAATACTACCTGCATTGTTTGCAGGTTCTTTGTATGCCGATCGTTTGCCGATTGGTAAAGACAGCATCATCAAAAACTTTAAGTATGATGCCATCCGTCGTTTTTATAAAGACTGGTATCGTCCTGATCTCATGGCGGTAGTTGTAGTTGGTGATATTACTGTTGAGAAAGCAGAAGAACTCATCCGTAAACATTTTGCAGGTATAAAAAATCCAGCAACTCCCCGTGAACGCAAGTATGCTGAAGTAAAACCATATGCATCAAACGAAGTAATGATCCTTGCAGATAAAGAAGCTTCATCAAGCGAAGTTGCCATCAACTATCCTGTGTTTAAGTATGAAGCAATGAATACGGTTGCTGATTACCGTAACAGCATCATCCGCAGTTTATTTCTGCGCATGTTCAATCAACGTTTACAGGAGTTAACACAAAAAGAAAATCCGCCCTTCAACTTCGGTGGTGGTGGTTTTGGTTCTTATGCACGTGGCTATGATGCATTTTCTGTATATGCAGGTGTTGGTACGGGCGATGTAAAGAAAGCAACACAGGCTTTGCTGGAAGAAGTGGAGCGTGTAAAACGTTTTGGTTTTACAGCAACAGAACTGGAACGTAGTAAGAAAACAACACTCAGTAATTACGAACGTACTTATAACAACAGAGATAAAACAGAAAGCGCCAATTATGTTGATGAGTATGTGAACTACTTTTTGAAAAAAGATCCTACCCCGGGTATTGAATACGAATTTGAGAAAGTAAAAGAATTATTGCCCGGCATTACAATTGAAGAAGTAAATGCATTGGTGAATAAATACATCAAAGGAGTTGACAACCGTTTCACCTACATCACACAGCCCGAGCCCAAAGCGGGAGAGAAGTTGCCAACTGAAGAAGAAATACTCGCCTTTTTTCCTGCTGTAGAAAAAGCAGATGTAAAACCTTATGAAGATAAAGCAGTGGCTTCTTCATTGGTAGAAAACAAACCTAAAGCAGGAAAAGTAGCCGCAACTAAAAAAGATGCAAAGCTTGGTACAACTGAATTAACATTGAGCAATGGCATTAAAGTAACACTGAAATCAACTGATTTTAAAGCTGACCAGATCTTGATGTCATCCGTTCGTCCAGGTGGAAAAAATAATTATAGTGCTGCTGATAAGTATAACGCAGAATATGCCGTAGCTGTAGTACAGGCAATGGGTGTTGGTGCGTTTTCACCTGTTGATCTCCGTAAAGTAATGGCCGGGAAAACAGTGCAGGTGAATCCTTATATCAACTCATCGAGTGAAGGCGTACGGGGAAGTTCTACCGTAAAAGATATTGAAACATTGTTTCAGCTTACATGGTTAACGTTTACCAGTCCACGCATGGATACATCGTTGTTTAAATCGTATGTTCAACGCAACAAATCGCAATATGCAATGATGGGTGCAAATCCGCAGTTCGCATTTATTGACACGTTTTATAGTGTGTTGTATAATAATGATCCGCTTGCTCCCATTGCATTGCCAAAGTCTGAAAACTTTTCAAAGATCGATCTGAAACGTGCTGCTGAAATTTATAAAGAACGCTTCAGCGATGCAGGCAGCATGGAGTTTGTATTTGTGGGGAGCTTTAAAGAAGAAGAGATCATTCCATTGATCGAACAATATATTGGCAGTTTGCCAACTACTTCTAAGAAGTTTGCAGCAGTGGATAATAAAGTGCGTCCGGTAAAAGGAAAGAAAGAAATCATGGTGAAGAAAGGGAAAGATGAGCGTAGTCTTATTCTGCAACTTCATTCAGGTGAAGTGCCTTACAGCCAGGATCTGGAGTTGAAAGCTGAGGCTGCGACAGAAGTGCTCAACATCCGTATAATTGAAGAATTGCGTGAAAAGATCGGTGGTATTTATGGTGGGGGTATTTTTGGTTCCTTGGAAAGCGAGCCGTATGATAACTACACATTTGCTGTACAGTTGCCTTGCGGTCCTGAGAAGGCAGATACACTACTCAAAGCAATAAATAAAGAGATAAAAGAAATTGCAACAAAAGGTCCGTCACAGAAAAATCTGGATAAAGTAAAACAGCAATGGCGTGAGCAGCATAAGATCGATCTCAAAGAAAACGAAGATTGGCTCAGCGCAATTACTGAAAGTAAATTCCCAGGTAATAACATTGACTATTTTGTGAACTATGAAAAGTATGTTGATAAACTTACGGCGAAAGATGTGCAGATGGCTGCAGCTAAATTATTGAATGGGCCGAACGTATTCACTGCTATCCAAATGCCGGAGAATTATGTAGCAGGCGAAGAAAAGAAAACAGGCGAGCGTGATAACAATGTGATCCAGACCATTGAAATTGATAAGCCGGAGATCAAAATTGAATTGTTTGACAATGGTGAAATTGATGGCGACAGTATAACGGTTTATTTCAACAGCTATCCTGTACTCAGCAAAAAACAATTGACCGATAAAGTAACTGTGCTGAATGTAAAGGCATTAAAAGGCAGAAAGAACAATTTGGTGATGTTTGCAGAGAACCTTGGTAAAACCCCGCCTAATACAGCTTTAATGCGTATTACAGCAGGCGGCAAGGTTTATAATGTTACTGTAGAGAGTGATAAGAAGAAGAATGGAACGATTGTGTTTAAGTGGAAGGAATGA
- the htpG gene encoding molecular chaperone HtpG, which yields MIQEKGTISINTENIFPIIKKFLYSDHEIFLRELVSNAVDATQKMKRLATLGHYSKETGELKVSVSVDPAAKTLTISDNGIGMTADEIKKYINQVAFSGATEFMEKFKEAKDANEIIGRFGLGFYSAFMVAEKVEIQTLSYQDGAAPARWECDGSTEFEITDGNRTERGTDIILYINSESEEFLEEHRISSILDKYAKFLPVPVQFGTKEESVEDGKDEEGKTKYKSVTVDNIINNTAPIWTKAPSDLKDEDYLDFYRELYPFSEEPLFWIHLNVDYPFNLTGVLYFPKLKNDFEVQKNKIKLFSRQVFITDEVKDIVPEFLLLLHGVIDSPDIPLNVSRSFLQADSNVKKINSYISRKVADKLSELFKKDRKGYEAKWNDIGLFVKYGAISDEKFYEKAKDFLLLTNTNNEHYTLEEYAAKVKDFQTDKEGKLVYLYTIDAEHQHSFVQAAQKKNYDVLLMNSPIDTHFIQHLEMKLDKTSMKRVDADVPDKLIVKEDAPQHQLSEEERNKVKAVFEKAINNAHMKVELESLPAEAMPVTITMEEWMRRMKDMSKLGGGGMMGFYGNMPDTYNVSINANHKLINKLLSADEAQQTTIAKQVFDLALLAQGLLKGAELTAFVERNVEVI from the coding sequence ATGATACAGGAAAAAGGAACCATTTCCATTAACACGGAGAATATCTTCCCCATTATTAAAAAGTTTTTGTACTCCGATCATGAGATCTTCCTGCGTGAATTAGTGAGTAATGCCGTTGATGCAACGCAAAAAATGAAGCGTTTGGCAACCCTCGGTCATTACAGCAAAGAAACAGGCGAGTTGAAAGTAAGTGTGTCAGTTGACCCTGCGGCAAAAACCCTTACCATTTCTGATAATGGCATTGGTATGACGGCGGATGAGATCAAGAAATACATTAACCAGGTGGCTTTCTCCGGCGCTACAGAGTTCATGGAGAAATTCAAAGAAGCGAAAGATGCCAATGAAATTATCGGTCGCTTTGGGTTGGGTTTTTATTCGGCATTTATGGTGGCTGAGAAAGTAGAGATACAAACGCTTTCTTACCAGGATGGAGCAGCTCCTGCCCGTTGGGAATGTGACGGAAGCACTGAGTTTGAAATTACAGATGGTAACCGTACAGAACGTGGTACCGATATTATTCTTTATATCAACAGTGAATCAGAAGAGTTTTTAGAAGAACACCGTATTAGCAGCATTCTCGATAAGTATGCAAAATTCTTACCTGTGCCTGTACAGTTTGGCACAAAAGAAGAAAGCGTTGAAGATGGAAAAGATGAAGAAGGCAAAACAAAATATAAATCTGTTACTGTTGATAATATCATCAACAACACCGCACCTATCTGGACCAAAGCGCCAAGTGATCTGAAAGATGAAGACTATCTCGATTTCTATCGTGAATTATATCCCTTCAGTGAAGAACCATTATTCTGGATCCATTTGAATGTTGATTATCCATTTAATCTTACGGGTGTATTGTATTTCCCTAAACTGAAAAATGATTTTGAAGTACAGAAAAACAAGATCAAATTGTTCAGTCGCCAGGTATTTATTACCGATGAAGTAAAAGATATTGTTCCAGAATTTTTATTGTTGCTGCACGGTGTTATTGATTCGCCGGATATTCCATTGAACGTAAGCCGTTCTTTCCTGCAGGCCGACAGCAATGTAAAGAAGATCAACAGCTATATCAGTCGTAAAGTGGCTGATAAGTTAAGCGAACTCTTTAAGAAAGACCGCAAAGGTTATGAAGCGAAATGGAACGACATAGGTTTGTTTGTGAAGTACGGTGCTATCTCTGATGAGAAGTTTTATGAAAAAGCAAAAGACTTTTTGTTACTCACCAACACCAACAATGAGCATTATACATTAGAAGAATACGCTGCTAAAGTAAAAGATTTCCAGACCGATAAAGAAGGCAAACTTGTTTATCTCTACACCATAGATGCTGAGCACCAACATAGTTTTGTGCAGGCTGCACAGAAAAAGAATTATGATGTGTTGTTGATGAACTCACCAATTGATACGCACTTTATTCAGCACCTGGAAATGAAGCTGGACAAAACAAGTATGAAGCGTGTTGATGCAGATGTGCCGGATAAACTCATTGTAAAAGAAGATGCACCACAACACCAGCTTTCTGAAGAAGAACGCAACAAAGTGAAAGCTGTGTTTGAGAAAGCCATCAACAATGCACACATGAAAGTGGAGTTGGAAAGTTTGCCTGCTGAAGCAATGCCCGTAACCATTACCATGGAAGAATGGATGCGCCGCATGAAAGATATGAGTAAGCTTGGTGGTGGCGGTATGATGGGCTTTTATGGCAACATGCCTGATACGTATAATGTATCAATCAATGCCAATCACAAACTCATCAACAAACTGTTGAGTGCAGATGAAGCACAACAAACCACTATTGCCAAGCAGGTATTTGATCTTGCATTGCTTGCACAGGGATTGTTGAAAGGTGCTGAGCTTACAGCGTTTGTTGAACGGAATGTGGAGGTGATTTAA
- a CDS encoding fructosamine kinase family protein — protein MNSSLKNILLQCGFDDVQMQTVAGGDINRAYKIFTGNTSFFLKVNDAAAYPLMFQREADGLEALKKYSHCIIPNVVKTGVADDQQYLLLQWIERAAPAKDYYSSLGKSLAEMHLQPQTQCGWQVDNYMGSLPQHNMFTDDWCSFYAMHRIAPLVKVLTDAGRFGSKQQQQAERLYRKLSQYFPNEKPAFLHGDLWGGNHFPNENGLPVLIDPAVYCGHREMDIGMTALFGGFDHSFYEAYQYHYPLESGWQQRLQLTQLYPVLVHAVLFGGHYTAQASSILELFAA, from the coding sequence ATGAATTCTTCATTGAAAAACATACTGCTGCAATGTGGTTTTGATGATGTACAAATGCAAACCGTAGCAGGTGGCGACATTAACCGTGCTTACAAAATATTTACAGGAAACACATCTTTTTTTCTCAAAGTAAATGATGCAGCTGCTTATCCATTGATGTTTCAACGGGAGGCAGACGGACTTGAAGCGCTTAAGAAATACAGTCATTGTATAATACCAAACGTAGTAAAAACCGGTGTTGCAGATGATCAGCAATACCTGTTGCTCCAATGGATCGAACGTGCTGCACCAGCAAAAGATTACTATTCTTCATTGGGAAAATCGCTTGCTGAAATGCATTTGCAGCCACAAACACAATGTGGTTGGCAGGTAGATAATTACATGGGCAGCTTGCCGCAGCATAATATGTTTACAGATGATTGGTGCAGTTTTTATGCAATGCATCGTATTGCTCCATTGGTAAAAGTATTGACAGACGCCGGACGGTTTGGTAGCAAACAGCAACAGCAGGCAGAGCGTTTATATAGGAAGCTTTCTCAATATTTTCCCAATGAAAAACCCGCTTTTCTCCATGGCGACCTCTGGGGAGGCAACCATTTTCCCAATGAAAACGGGCTTCCTGTGTTAATTGACCCTGCTGTTTACTGTGGTCACAGAGAGATGGATATTGGAATGACGGCTTTGTTTGGTGGATTCGATCATAGTTTTTATGAAGCTTACCAGTATCACTATCCGCTTGAAAGTGGCTGGCAGCAAAGGTTACAGCTCACACAGCTTTATCCTGTATTGGTACATGCTGTATTGTTTGGTGGTCATTATACGGCACAGGCATCATCTATTTTAGAGCTGTTTGCTGCTTAA